A window of Clostridium sp. Marseille-P299 contains these coding sequences:
- a CDS encoding putative glycoside hydrolase, protein MRKKDMKLNFSSQKKKRRYSESFIKVSRVSKRFKLFLLVIVFAFITGITTYIIANEKQNNDTFPKKSEEHQREDSIIEQGQKQFIIGPYGINGDFVEELNEIEEEETADVWMNGFIETRIPTKVKGIYVTASKANSTIDDLISLVDETELNTMVIDVKDDEGRITFLMDDQMAKEIKATKAYISDIDGLIKKLKEKNIYLIARVVAFKDPLLAKEKPELALKKKDGTFFLDKDGLAWVNPYKKEVWDYLVGVATQCAEVGFDEVNFDYIRFSTDSSMKQVDFGEEALNKTKIETITEFVKYACTKLRAKKIFVSADVYGAIINSSVDAKIVGQSYLEMSRYLDYICPMIYPSHYGNGSYGIDYPDTQPYELILGALGSSKNVLKGISEGEHKAVVRPWLQDFTASWLKHYIKYGGKEVREQIEAVYESGYEEWLLWNGAMNYTQEALMTEAEAQKAMKNRELQNETTETIEEEVIPSKPPNIEQFITSPWKVDN, encoded by the coding sequence ATGAGAAAGAAAGATATGAAACTTAACTTTAGTTCCCAAAAGAAGAAACGAAGATATTCAGAATCTTTTATAAAAGTCAGTAGAGTGAGCAAGCGTTTTAAACTTTTTTTACTTGTAATTGTGTTTGCTTTTATAACTGGCATTACCACTTATATAATTGCGAATGAAAAACAAAATAATGATACTTTCCCAAAAAAGAGTGAGGAACATCAGCGGGAGGATTCTATCATAGAGCAAGGACAAAAACAATTCATCATTGGTCCCTATGGAATTAACGGAGATTTCGTTGAGGAATTAAACGAGATAGAAGAGGAAGAAACAGCGGATGTTTGGATGAACGGCTTTATAGAGACTCGTATTCCTACAAAAGTAAAAGGAATCTATGTTACCGCTTCAAAAGCGAATAGTACCATTGATGATTTAATATCTCTTGTTGATGAAACAGAGCTAAATACTATGGTCATCGATGTGAAAGATGATGAAGGAAGAATAACATTTTTAATGGATGATCAAATGGCAAAAGAAATAAAAGCCACTAAGGCTTATATTTCAGATATTGATGGGTTGATTAAAAAGTTAAAAGAAAAAAACATATATTTAATTGCACGAGTTGTAGCATTTAAAGATCCATTATTAGCGAAGGAAAAACCTGAATTAGCCCTGAAAAAAAAGGATGGAACTTTTTTTTTAGATAAGGATGGTTTGGCTTGGGTTAATCCATATAAGAAAGAAGTGTGGGATTATTTAGTAGGAGTTGCAACACAGTGTGCAGAAGTTGGATTCGATGAGGTAAATTTTGATTATATCCGATTTTCAACAGATAGTAGTATGAAGCAAGTAGATTTTGGAGAAGAAGCATTAAACAAAACGAAAATAGAAACAATCACTGAATTTGTAAAATATGCCTGTACAAAGTTACGTGCAAAAAAAATCTTTGTATCTGCTGATGTCTATGGAGCAATAATAAATAGTTCTGTAGATGCTAAAATAGTCGGTCAAAGCTATCTAGAAATGTCGAGATATTTAGATTATATATGCCCAATGATTTATCCCTCTCATTATGGAAATGGATCTTATGGTATTGACTATCCTGATACACAACCTTATGAACTGATTCTGGGGGCCCTTGGCTCTTCTAAAAATGTTTTGAAGGGGATTTCAGAAGGAGAGCATAAGGCAGTTGTTCGGCCATGGTTACAAGATTTTACCGCCTCTTGGTTAAAACATTATATTAAATATGGCGGAAAAGAAGTAAGAGAACAAATAGAAGCCGTATATGAGTCTGGTTATGAAGAATGGCTTTTGTGGAATGGTGCTATGAATTATACACAAGAAGCTTTAATGACAGAAGCAGAGGCGCAAAAAGCTATGAAGAATCGTGAATTACAAAACGAAACTACAGAAACTATTGAGGAAGAAGTAATTCCATCAAAGCCACCAAATATCGAACAGTTTATTACATCACCATGGAAGGT
- a CDS encoding HD domain-containing phosphohydrolase: protein MITQDTIRDEINVLIVDDIIANLTVLAEMIKKAGFMARPVTSVIQALEAIEIYEPQLILLDISMPDMDGFDLCEMLKSSTKTRDIPIIFISAMNSTVDKVKGFKLGAVDFITKPFELDEVILRVSTHIKIYRMQHELESYNNKLQRLLSEQHNTMMMEYRNMFLTMAKLAEAREKTDELHFINIAKKCRILAMSLQLSDYFEDKISDEFINLIELAAPLHDIGKITLPDNVLCKKDQLTEEEMDIIKKHPSNGSEILKSVNKLKEHSDLFELAAEIANFHHEKWDGSGYPEGLKGEEIPISARIMAIVDSYEALTSKTCYHEPYSHEESMKIIIDEAGKSFDPEIVEIFTKIQKQIIGDKSL from the coding sequence ATGATTACACAAGATACTATCCGAGATGAAATAAACGTATTAATAGTAGATGATATTATTGCAAATTTAACAGTACTTGCAGAAATGATAAAGAAAGCAGGCTTTATGGCAAGACCGGTAACAAGCGTGATACAAGCTCTTGAAGCAATTGAAATCTATGAACCACAATTAATATTGCTTGATATTTCAATGCCTGATATGGATGGTTTTGATTTATGTGAAATGCTAAAAAGTAGTACGAAAACAAGAGACATACCAATCATATTTATTTCTGCAATGAACTCTACGGTTGATAAAGTAAAAGGTTTTAAACTAGGTGCTGTAGATTTTATAACAAAACCTTTTGAACTAGATGAAGTAATATTAAGAGTAAGTACTCATATTAAAATATATCGTATGCAACACGAACTTGAAAGTTATAATAATAAATTGCAAAGATTATTAAGTGAGCAACATAATACGATGATGATGGAGTACCGCAATATGTTTCTTACTATGGCAAAGCTAGCGGAAGCTAGGGAAAAAACGGATGAATTGCATTTTATAAATATAGCAAAAAAATGCCGTATATTAGCTATGAGTCTACAACTTTCCGATTATTTTGAAGATAAGATTAGTGATGAGTTCATTAATTTAATTGAGTTGGCTGCGCCATTGCATGATATTGGTAAAATCACACTACCAGACAACGTTTTATGTAAAAAGGATCAATTGACAGAAGAAGAAATGGATATAATAAAGAAACATCCAAGTAATGGATCAGAGATTCTAAAAAGCGTTAATAAACTAAAAGAGCATAGTGATTTATTCGAATTAGCAGCTGAAATCGCAAACTTCCACCATGAAAAATGGGATGGTAGTGGTTATCCAGAAGGTCTTAAAGGTGAAGAAATACCAATTAGTGCAAGAATAATGGCTATTGTGGATTCTTATGAGGCACTAACAAGTAAGACATGCTACCATGAGCCATACTCTCATGAGGAAAGTATGAAAATAATTATCGATGAAGCTGGTAAAAGCTTTGATCCAGAGATTGTAGAAATTTTTACTAAAATTCAAAAGCAAATCATAGGTGATAAATCTTTATAA
- a CDS encoding ATP-binding protein: MLIGNESDFNTNYNCFDECLEAILLFDEAGVIVYSNKAAKTELGDLCEIGCNDILCVFPKVFQRNAKQLQLLEQDLLQKEENCTYYETVAYRSNQTCCPVRLKVVMQPEKISCTGICYAIDISKEIQAIKRENSTKKELNKAINIKNEFLANITHELRTPINGIQGLANNLLETNLSSMQLEHIQIILRSCDHMSKMVNDILDFSKITAGKLILEKREFDFEEFMHHVLSMHSTAVQDKGLRLVLNMGNDIPKKVIGDELRLGQILNNLLSNAIKFTSIGQITIEVMNTLQKDSEVELFFFVVDSGIGISKDDMDKLFISFSQVDGSITRRFGGTGLGLVISKRLVELMGGNIHVNSVKGKGSTFSFSVRLGINKNVAEKKNNKNESRQFLVDEDGRFSNLGYTKGSMLLSDLHFHTETEVDDSKEERMRGVKEIIEKLSLCIELGNWEKAENFAGVIKSLFLENEQEERKRAFRLELAIRKEDYDNTMKRMEELQHLLSY; the protein is encoded by the coding sequence ATGTTGATAGGTAATGAAAGTGATTTTAATACCAATTACAATTGTTTTGATGAGTGCTTAGAAGCAATCCTTTTGTTTGATGAAGCTGGAGTCATTGTATATAGCAATAAAGCTGCAAAAACCGAATTGGGAGACCTATGTGAAATTGGATGTAATGACATTTTATGTGTGTTTCCAAAGGTATTTCAAAGAAATGCGAAGCAGCTACAATTATTAGAGCAAGACTTGCTGCAAAAAGAAGAGAATTGTACATATTATGAGACAGTAGCATATCGAAGCAACCAAACCTGCTGTCCAGTACGACTAAAAGTTGTTATGCAACCAGAGAAGATTAGCTGCACTGGAATTTGTTATGCAATTGATATTTCGAAAGAAATACAAGCAATCAAAAGAGAAAATTCAACAAAAAAGGAACTAAATAAAGCAATCAACATTAAGAACGAATTTCTTGCGAATATTACTCATGAACTTCGAACGCCGATCAATGGAATACAGGGCCTTGCCAATAATTTACTTGAAACAAATTTATCATCCATGCAATTAGAACATATTCAAATAATATTAAGAAGTTGCGATCATATGTCTAAAATGGTGAATGATATTCTTGATTTTAGTAAGATAACAGCTGGAAAGTTAATCCTAGAGAAAAGAGAATTTGATTTTGAAGAATTTATGCATCATGTATTATCCATGCATAGTACTGCTGTTCAAGATAAAGGTTTGAGACTGGTTTTAAACATGGGGAATGATATTCCTAAAAAAGTAATTGGAGATGAACTACGTCTTGGTCAAATATTAAATAATTTATTATCCAATGCAATTAAATTTACGTCCATCGGTCAGATAACCATTGAGGTTATGAATACCTTACAAAAGGATTCAGAAGTTGAGTTATTCTTTTTCGTGGTTGATAGTGGAATAGGTATCTCAAAAGATGATATGGACAAACTATTTATAAGTTTCTCTCAAGTAGACGGGTCAATCACTAGACGTTTTGGTGGAACTGGCTTAGGACTTGTTATTAGTAAGCGCTTAGTTGAGCTTATGGGAGGAAATATTCATGTAAATAGCGTGAAAGGTAAAGGAAGTACATTTTCATTCTCAGTACGTTTAGGAATTAATAAGAATGTAGCTGAAAAAAAGAATAATAAAAATGAATCAAGACAATTTTTGGTAGATGAAGACGGAAGGTTTTCGAATTTAGGGTATACAAAGGGGAGTATGCTTCTAAGTGATTTACATTTTCATACGGAAACTGAAGTAGATGATTCTAAGGAAGAACGTATGCGTGGTGTAAAAGAAATCATAGAAAAATTAAGCTTATGCATCGAATTAGGGAATTGGGAAAAGGCAGAAAATTTTGCTGGTGTTATTAAAAGTTTATTTTTGGAAAACGAGCAAGAAGAGCGTAAGAGAGCTTTTCGATTAGAACTTGCTATTCGTAAAGAAGATTATGATAACACAATGAAAAGAATGGAAGAATTGCAACATTTGCTGTCATATTAG
- a CDS encoding helix-turn-helix domain-containing protein, which produces MNFNIRLKQLRQKHKLTQSELADILGLKPTAVSNYESRRNEPSFDKLISLSKYFDVSCDYLLGISDAYLPVGGEVLDKDIVEFFNVYQQLDLESAQELKNYADYLLYKQEREGSF; this is translated from the coding sequence ATGAACTTTAACATACGTTTAAAACAATTAAGACAAAAACATAAATTAACTCAAAGTGAGTTAGCTGATATTTTAGGTCTAAAGCCAACCGCTGTATCAAACTATGAATCAAGACGTAATGAACCATCTTTTGATAAATTAATTTCATTATCAAAATACTTCGACGTCTCTTGTGATTATTTATTGGGAATTTCTGATGCATATCTACCAGTTGGTGGAGAAGTGTTAGACAAAGATATTGTTGAATTTTTTAATGTATATCAACAACTTGATTTGGAAAGCGCACAAGAACTGAAAAATTATGCGGATTATTTATTGTACAAACAAGAACGCGAAGGTTCTTTTTAG
- a CDS encoding SEC-C metal-binding domain-containing protein, which produces MSLLTEWREYAYAENMDEKEEEKLWLNYFTVEKGIYEKLLANPDEVVEGTVQELADKYGASLQHMVGFLDGINESLVTPNPIEEMTADTKVSLKFDKEKLYYNMVEANASWLFELPAWKNILSDGRRKELYLKQKKSNTIVKEKKVGRNDPCPCGSGKKYKFCCGK; this is translated from the coding sequence ATGAGTTTACTTACTGAGTGGAGAGAATACGCTTATGCGGAAAATATGGATGAAAAAGAAGAGGAAAAACTTTGGCTTAATTATTTTACCGTAGAAAAAGGTATTTACGAAAAACTATTAGCAAATCCAGATGAAGTAGTTGAAGGAACTGTTCAAGAATTAGCAGATAAATATGGCGCTTCCTTACAGCATATGGTTGGTTTCTTAGATGGTATTAATGAAAGTTTGGTAACACCAAATCCAATTGAAGAAATGACAGCAGATACAAAGGTTAGTCTTAAATTTGACAAAGAAAAGCTATACTATAACATGGTAGAAGCAAACGCTTCTTGGTTATTTGAGCTACCAGCTTGGAAGAATATCTTATCTGACGGTCGTAGAAAAGAATTATATTTAAAACAAAAGAAATCTAATACAATCGTTAAAGAGAAAAAAGTAGGAAGAAATGATCCTTGTCCATGTGGCAGCGGTAAAAAATATAAATTCTGCTGTGGCAAATAA
- the sdaAA gene encoding L-serine ammonia-lyase, iron-sulfur-dependent, subunit alpha: MFKNIADLVKQAEEQNKKIYELMIEQEMEATDCTKEEIIRTMAYNFKAMKNAAHEGIKGVVSSSGMTGNDAKKLYDYLQSGKYITDKTFLTALCYAVGTNEVNASMGVICATPTAGSCGVLPAVMLAIQEKYNLSDETVINHLFTAGAIGYVIANNASISGAAGGCQAEVGSASAMAAAAITEMMGGTPSQAAHAMAIALKNMLGLSCDPVAGLVEVPCIKRNAAGASNALTAAEMALAGIESRIPYDEVISAMYQIGLAMPVSLKETAMGGLAATETGLLWKQKIMGED; the protein is encoded by the coding sequence ATGTTTAAAAATATTGCAGATCTTGTAAAACAAGCAGAAGAGCAAAATAAGAAAATATATGAGTTAATGATAGAACAAGAAATGGAAGCAACGGATTGTACAAAAGAAGAGATAATTCGTACGATGGCATATAATTTCAAGGCAATGAAGAATGCTGCGCATGAAGGCATTAAAGGAGTGGTATCAAGTTCTGGAATGACAGGTAATGATGCAAAAAAATTATATGATTATTTACAAAGTGGGAAGTATATCACTGATAAAACATTTTTAACAGCGCTTTGCTATGCAGTAGGAACGAATGAAGTGAATGCGTCCATGGGAGTTATATGTGCAACTCCTACCGCTGGGTCTTGTGGCGTGTTGCCGGCAGTAATGCTTGCCATTCAGGAAAAATATAATTTATCCGATGAAACTGTAATTAATCATTTATTTACTGCAGGTGCAATTGGGTATGTGATTGCCAATAATGCAAGTATTTCAGGTGCAGCAGGAGGTTGTCAAGCAGAGGTAGGTTCAGCGAGTGCTATGGCAGCGGCTGCAATTACCGAAATGATGGGGGGCACACCAAGTCAAGCAGCCCATGCAATGGCAATTGCCTTGAAAAATATGTTGGGATTATCCTGCGATCCTGTGGCGGGTCTTGTAGAGGTTCCTTGTATTAAAAGAAATGCGGCAGGGGCATCGAATGCTTTAACAGCTGCTGAGATGGCTCTTGCAGGAATTGAAAGTAGAATACCCTATGATGAAGTAATAAGTGCAATGTACCAGATTGGGTTAGCCATGCCAGTGTCTCTAAAAGAAACAGCTATGGGGGGACTTGCGGCCACTGAAACGGGTCTCCTTTGGAAACAAAAAATCATGGGTGAGGATTAG
- the sdaAB gene encoding L-serine ammonia-lyase, iron-sulfur-dependent subunit beta encodes MKYKSVFDIIGPVMIGPSSSHTAGAVRIGRVARKIFGKEPSEVEIHFYGSFAKTYKGHATDVAVVGGILNFETDDARIKNAISLANEKGITLKYFEEAAHASHPNTVKLILKAGTDRMEITGISVGGGAIQITELDGFLLKLSGEYPSLLILHKDAYGAVASVATALTEHKINIGHMEVSRIEKGRTALMVVETDQPVNEDLINEISTMNNIQKVIVLNA; translated from the coding sequence ATGAAGTATAAAAGTGTGTTTGATATTATCGGTCCTGTTATGATTGGACCATCCAGCTCCCATACTGCTGGGGCTGTGCGTATCGGAAGAGTTGCCCGCAAAATCTTTGGAAAAGAACCAAGTGAGGTTGAAATTCATTTCTATGGTTCCTTTGCTAAGACTTACAAGGGGCATGCAACAGATGTTGCGGTTGTCGGTGGTATTTTAAACTTTGAAACCGATGATGCTAGAATTAAAAACGCCATCTCACTTGCCAATGAAAAGGGGATTACACTTAAATATTTTGAAGAAGCAGCACATGCTAGTCATCCCAATACGGTAAAGCTAATTCTAAAGGCTGGAACTGATCGTATGGAAATTACGGGGATATCAGTAGGTGGTGGCGCTATTCAAATAACTGAACTGGATGGATTTTTATTAAAGTTATCAGGAGAATATCCTTCTTTATTAATTCTTCACAAAGACGCTTATGGTGCAGTTGCATCTGTGGCAACCGCTCTAACGGAACATAAAATTAATATTGGACATATGGAAGTCTCTAGAATAGAAAAAGGGCGTACTGCTTTAATGGTGGTAGAAACAGATCAACCTGTGAATGAAGATTTAATTAATGAAATATCAACGATGAACAATATTCAAAAAGTGATTGTGCTTAATGCATAA
- a CDS encoding replication-associated recombination protein A has protein sequence MDLFEYMREQNKDKESPLAARLRPTTLDEVVGQTHIIGKDKLLYRAIKADKLSSIIFYGPPGTGKTTLAKVIAGTTSAIFKQINATSAGKKDMEEVISEAKNTFGMYGKKTILFVDEIHRFNKGQQDYLLPFVEDGTIILIGATTENPYFEVNGALISRSIIFELKPLSKEEIKILLNRAVYDKEKGLGAYNATIDEEALEFLADISNGDARSALNAIELGVLTTERDTDGKIHITLDVAQECIQKRVIKYDKTGDNHYDTISAFIKSMRGSDPDAAIYYLAKMLYAGEDISFIARRIMICAAEDVSNADPNALVVATAAAQAVERIGMPEAKIILAQAVAYVACAPKSNSAIMAIEEAMKVVASEQTATIPSYLRDAHYKGAAKLGHGIGYKYAHDYENNYVEQQYLPDEIKDRVFYHPVNHGYEKEIKEYFKKIKRQ, from the coding sequence ATGGATTTATTTGAATATATGAGAGAACAAAATAAGGATAAAGAATCTCCGTTAGCGGCTAGATTGCGTCCTACGACATTAGACGAGGTAGTTGGTCAGACGCATATCATAGGAAAGGACAAGTTACTATATCGTGCAATTAAAGCAGATAAGTTAAGTTCTATTATATTTTATGGACCACCAGGCACTGGTAAGACAACGTTAGCAAAGGTAATCGCGGGTACTACAAGTGCTATCTTTAAACAAATCAATGCCACATCAGCAGGGAAAAAGGACATGGAGGAGGTAATTTCTGAGGCAAAGAATACCTTTGGTATGTACGGTAAAAAGACAATTCTTTTTGTTGACGAGATTCATCGATTTAATAAAGGACAGCAAGACTATTTATTGCCCTTTGTTGAAGATGGTACAATTATTCTTATCGGAGCAACCACTGAGAACCCGTATTTTGAAGTTAATGGAGCGTTAATTTCCCGGTCCATTATTTTTGAATTAAAACCATTGTCCAAAGAAGAAATAAAAATCTTATTAAATAGAGCGGTATATGATAAGGAAAAAGGGCTAGGGGCTTACAATGCGACAATTGATGAAGAGGCATTAGAATTCCTTGCAGATATCTCCAATGGGGATGCAAGGTCTGCATTAAATGCAATTGAATTAGGTGTATTAACTACGGAAAGAGATACCGATGGCAAAATACATATAACATTAGATGTAGCCCAAGAATGTATTCAAAAAAGAGTAATTAAATACGATAAGACAGGGGACAATCACTACGATACTATTTCAGCATTTATAAAGAGTATGAGAGGGTCTGATCCAGATGCTGCAATCTATTATTTAGCTAAGATGTTATATGCGGGAGAAGATATTTCGTTTATTGCCAGAAGAATTATGATTTGCGCAGCGGAAGATGTAAGTAATGCAGATCCTAATGCTTTAGTTGTTGCTACAGCGGCCGCGCAAGCAGTAGAGCGAATTGGCATGCCAGAGGCTAAAATCATACTTGCGCAAGCGGTAGCCTATGTTGCCTGTGCACCTAAGAGTAATTCTGCTATTATGGCAATTGAGGAGGCTATGAAAGTGGTGGCAAGTGAGCAAACAGCTACGATTCCTAGTTATTTAAGAGATGCACATTATAAAGGAGCTGCAAAGCTTGGTCATGGAATTGGCTATAAATACGCCCATGATTATGAAAATAACTATGTGGAACAACAATATCTCCCAGATGAAATAAAAGACCGAGTATTTTATCATCCTGTAAATCATGGATATGAGAAGGAAATAAAAGAGTATTTTAAGAAGATAAAGCGCCAATAA
- a CDS encoding DUF4250 domain-containing protein, which translates to MMAIPNDPVMLLSYINTQLRDFYDNLDDLCSSLDILKEELINKLKTINYEYSDVKNQFI; encoded by the coding sequence ATCATGGCAATTCCTAACGATCCAGTAATGCTTTTAAGTTATATTAATACTCAATTAAGAGATTTCTATGACAATTTAGACGACTTATGTAGCAGTCTTGACATCTTAAAAGAAGAGCTTATTAATAAATTAAAAACAATTAATTATGAATACAGTGACGTAAAAAATCAATTTATTTAA
- a CDS encoding VanZ family protein, translated as MQKNLINKESKVEQEPLQKKEILKKQLLSKKRFLSLIPALIMMIIIFLFSSKTAVESNDSSSVIANFLLETKEQVFGSMDSAKREITLEFINHIVRKVAHMTEYAVLAILLGIHFYTIKVGIKKYFILNIGICVLYAMSDEFHQLFVEGRSGQISDVGIDSIGIIIGTLIFYFLMRKRMNQTKLEQSLF; from the coding sequence ATGCAAAAGAATTTAATAAATAAGGAATCTAAAGTGGAACAGGAGCCTTTGCAAAAGAAAGAAATATTAAAGAAGCAACTTTTATCTAAAAAACGATTTTTATCGTTAATACCAGCTTTAATTATGATGATTATTATATTTTTATTTTCATCGAAAACAGCGGTTGAATCCAATGATAGTAGCTCAGTAATTGCTAATTTTCTGCTTGAAACAAAGGAACAAGTCTTTGGTTCAATGGATAGTGCTAAGCGAGAAATTACATTAGAGTTTATAAACCATATTGTTAGGAAAGTAGCACATATGACTGAATATGCAGTTCTTGCAATTCTTCTTGGAATACATTTCTACACAATTAAGGTTGGCATAAAAAAGTATTTTATACTTAATATAGGTATTTGTGTTTTATATGCTATGAGTGATGAATTTCACCAACTATTTGTAGAAGGTAGAAGTGGACAAATCAGTGATGTAGGTATTGATTCCATTGGGATAATTATCGGTACGTTAATTTTTTATTTTCTGATGCGAAAGAGAATGAATCAAACAAAATTAGAACAGAGTCTGTTCTAA
- a CDS encoding YigZ family protein: MNSSYKSLYQGGNGEIVEKKSRFIATIRPISTEQEAIDFIDEMKKKYWDANHNCSAYVLGSKNEIERCSDDGEPSKTAGRPMLDVLVNEGIHNVAAVVTRYFGGTLLGTGGLVRAYQAAVKEGLANCIVIEKIPAKKLEVITDYNGIGKLQYITATMEIITLDTIYTDTVTAILLVTEENENAFRKKFLEATNGKAIFNELDEIYYANVNGSILEFPI, translated from the coding sequence ATGAATAGTTCTTATAAATCTTTATATCAAGGTGGAAATGGTGAAATTGTAGAAAAAAAATCAAGATTTATCGCTACGATCAGACCAATTTCTACGGAACAAGAAGCAATTGATTTTATTGATGAGATGAAAAAAAAATATTGGGATGCGAATCATAATTGTTCTGCTTACGTTTTGGGAAGCAAAAATGAAATTGAGAGATGTAGCGATGATGGTGAACCTAGTAAAACTGCAGGTCGCCCAATGCTTGATGTTCTTGTAAATGAAGGTATTCACAATGTTGCAGCCGTTGTGACAAGATATTTTGGAGGTACCTTACTTGGTACTGGCGGATTGGTTCGTGCATACCAAGCTGCTGTAAAAGAGGGTCTTGCTAATTGCATCGTAATTGAAAAAATACCAGCAAAAAAATTAGAGGTAATTACTGATTATAATGGAATCGGAAAACTACAATATATTACGGCTACGATGGAAATTATCACATTAGATACAATTTACACCGATACAGTAACTGCAATATTACTTGTAACCGAAGAAAATGAGAATGCTTTTCGTAAAAAGTTTTTAGAAGCCACCAATGGTAAGGCTATTTTTAATGAATTAGACGAGATATATTATGCAAATGTTAACGGATCTATCCTCGAATTTCCCATTTGA